The following are encoded in a window of Bradyrhizobium guangdongense genomic DNA:
- a CDS encoding ABC transporter ATP-binding protein, giving the protein MALLEVEGLVKHFVAERSLFGRARSHVKAVDGVSFSLEAGKTLALVGESGCGKSTVSRLVLRLIEPDAGSVRFGGRDLLSLDADALRKFRREAQIIFQDPYASLNPRMTVGQILTEPLALHDLVPSAQRRERVAELLRLVGLEPRLARRYPHEFSGGQRQRIAIARALAVEPKLIICDEPVSALDVSIRSQILNLLRELQDRLGLAYIFVSHDLAVVKHIADRVAVMNLGCIVEEADADELFARPRHPYSRALLSAIPLPQPHAKRAKVVLQGEIPSALNPPAGCRFHTRCPFVIDRCRTEPPALAADGAGHATACHRVNELPPADTILPATGGFSPALAKLVAAFSRKTEGARPVGVGIQSARPSPP; this is encoded by the coding sequence ATGGCGCTCCTCGAGGTCGAAGGCCTGGTCAAGCACTTCGTCGCCGAACGCTCGTTGTTTGGCCGGGCACGCTCACATGTCAAAGCCGTCGATGGCGTTTCTTTTTCGCTCGAGGCCGGCAAGACCCTTGCCTTGGTCGGCGAATCCGGCTGCGGCAAATCGACCGTCAGCCGCCTGGTGCTGCGGCTGATCGAGCCCGATGCAGGCAGCGTGCGGTTTGGCGGCCGCGACCTGCTCTCGCTCGATGCCGACGCGCTCCGAAAATTCCGCCGCGAGGCGCAGATCATCTTTCAGGATCCTTACGCCTCGCTCAACCCGCGCATGACCGTCGGCCAGATCCTGACCGAGCCGCTGGCGCTGCACGATCTCGTCCCATCCGCACAACGGCGCGAGCGGGTCGCGGAACTGCTGCGGCTGGTCGGGCTGGAGCCGCGGCTGGCCCGGCGCTATCCGCACGAGTTCTCCGGCGGCCAGCGCCAACGCATCGCCATCGCCCGCGCGCTCGCGGTCGAGCCGAAGCTCATCATCTGCGACGAGCCGGTCTCGGCGCTCGACGTCTCGATCCGCTCCCAGATCCTCAACCTCCTGCGCGAGCTGCAGGACCGGCTTGGTCTCGCCTACATTTTCGTGTCGCACGACCTCGCGGTGGTCAAGCACATCGCGGACCGCGTCGCGGTCATGAATCTCGGCTGCATCGTCGAGGAAGCCGATGCGGACGAGTTGTTCGCCCGGCCCCGTCATCCCTATAGTCGCGCGTTGCTGTCCGCGATCCCCCTGCCGCAGCCTCACGCCAAGCGGGCGAAGGTCGTGCTGCAAGGCGAGATTCCGAGCGCGCTCAACCCGCCGGCCGGCTGTCGTTTCCATACCCGCTGCCCCTTCGTGATTGACCGCTGTCGCACCGAGCCGCCAGCGTTGGCGGCCGACGGAGCCGGGCACGCCACCGCTTGCCATCGTGTCAATGAGCTCCCGCCGGCCGATACCATCCTGCCCGCAACCGGGGGATTCTCACCGGCATTGGCGAAATTAGTCGCGGCTTTCAGCCGAAAGACGGAAGGCGCGAGGCCCGTCGGGGTTGGTATACAGAGTGCAAGGCCTTCGCCGCCGTAG
- a CDS encoding ABC transporter substrate-binding protein, with protein MKMFRLAAMAAAFLLSFSAAQAQTTLRIGLAEDPDILDPSMARTYVGRIVFAAFCDKLFDIDEKLNIVPQLALSSETVDDGKGLVIKLRPGVKFHDGEPFDAEAAKFSLERHLTFPGSFRKPELASVDHIDIVDPLTIKLVLKSPFSPLLAQLTDRAGMMMSPKAAKEAGDKFGLHPVCAGPYKFVERVQQDRIVFEKFADYWNKDNVFIDKIVFQPIVDATVRLANLKSGGLDLIERVLATDLKEVRADSRLKVATAIELGYQGITLNIGKDKAKGPLSQSAKVRQALDLAIDREAINQVVFNGEFQVGNQWINPDHPYYQKSLPVRARDVEKAKALLKEAGVKPPVSVDFLVPKGAENETPAQVIQSMAAEAGFDMKIRLTEFATGLKQAEAGDYQAFWLAWSGRIDPDGNTFVFLHSGAPQNYGDWTNAQADKALEEARLATDFAKRKASYETLAKLVQDEEPILYLYHRRIIIAHTTKLEGYKQMPDGLVRVVGLKLK; from the coding sequence ATGAAGATGTTTCGCCTGGCCGCAATGGCGGCTGCCTTCTTGCTATCGTTTAGCGCCGCCCAGGCCCAGACCACGCTCCGCATCGGCCTTGCCGAGGATCCTGACATCCTCGATCCCTCCATGGCGCGCACCTATGTCGGCCGCATCGTGTTCGCAGCGTTCTGCGACAAGCTGTTCGACATCGACGAAAAGCTCAACATCGTGCCGCAGCTCGCGCTGTCGAGCGAGACGGTCGATGACGGCAAAGGCCTCGTCATCAAGCTGCGGCCGGGCGTGAAATTCCACGATGGCGAGCCGTTCGATGCGGAAGCCGCCAAATTCTCGCTGGAGCGCCACCTGACGTTCCCGGGCTCGTTCCGCAAGCCGGAGCTGGCTTCGGTCGACCACATCGATATCGTCGATCCCCTGACCATCAAGCTGGTGCTGAAGTCGCCGTTCTCGCCGCTGCTCGCCCAGCTCACCGACCGCGCCGGCATGATGATGTCGCCGAAAGCGGCCAAGGAAGCCGGTGACAAGTTCGGCCTGCACCCCGTCTGCGCCGGCCCCTACAAGTTCGTCGAGCGCGTGCAGCAGGACCGCATCGTGTTCGAAAAATTCGCGGACTATTGGAACAAGGACAACGTCTTCATCGACAAGATCGTGTTCCAACCCATTGTCGATGCCACCGTGCGGCTGGCGAACCTGAAATCCGGCGGCCTCGACCTGATCGAGCGCGTGCTCGCGACGGATCTGAAGGAGGTGCGCGCGGATTCACGGCTGAAGGTCGCCACCGCCATCGAGCTCGGCTATCAAGGCATCACGCTCAATATCGGCAAGGACAAGGCCAAGGGGCCGCTCAGCCAATCCGCCAAGGTGCGGCAGGCGCTCGACCTTGCGATCGACCGTGAGGCGATCAACCAGGTCGTGTTCAACGGCGAGTTTCAGGTCGGCAATCAATGGATCAATCCTGATCATCCCTACTACCAGAAATCCCTGCCCGTCCGCGCCCGCGACGTGGAAAAAGCCAAGGCGCTGCTGAAGGAAGCCGGCGTGAAGCCGCCGGTCAGCGTCGACTTTCTGGTGCCGAAAGGCGCGGAAAACGAAACACCGGCGCAGGTGATCCAGTCGATGGCCGCAGAAGCCGGCTTCGACATGAAGATCCGCCTCACCGAGTTTGCGACCGGGCTGAAGCAGGCCGAGGCAGGCGATTATCAGGCCTTCTGGCTCGCCTGGAGCGGCCGCATCGACCCCGACGGCAACACCTTCGTCTTCCTGCACAGTGGTGCGCCTCAGAATTACGGCGACTGGACCAACGCCCAGGCTGACAAAGCACTGGAAGAGGCGCGGCTCGCGACCGATTTCGCCAAGCGCAAGGCGAGCTACGAAACGCTGGCGAAGCTGGTCCAGGATGAGGAGCCCATCCTTTATCTCTACCACCGGCGTATCATCATCGCCCATACGACGAAGCTGGAGGGCTACAAGCAGATGCCGGACGGACTCGTGCGCGTCGTCGGCCTCAAGCTGAAGTGA
- the cnbZ gene encoding 2-amino-5-chloromuconate deaminase CnbZ: MTQAFSAGNYRFIPSVFQYSAGAVADNDYEIERVRFDRLVPLAEGFALAAKFIQEAGRPLTAFCACELRSPAAFTEEGFRAFNLHYVKTLSEWGIFDGTTNPVARSNVCPEIDPPSEPSFYAFSFTRPTRAKTPTFVIAGGAEAREGGGSYVERTVRYRDLSPDGLREKVRFTTSQMEGRMAAFGFGWTDTTGVQAYSIRDFHHTLADELVCRGALRSGLTWHFARPPVVDLEYEMDCRRVMREVVI, translated from the coding sequence ATGACGCAAGCATTTTCTGCCGGCAACTATCGCTTCATTCCGTCGGTGTTCCAATATTCGGCAGGTGCGGTCGCGGACAATGATTACGAGATCGAGCGTGTCCGGTTCGACCGTCTCGTGCCCCTCGCGGAGGGATTTGCGCTCGCAGCGAAGTTCATCCAGGAGGCGGGGCGCCCGCTGACGGCCTTCTGCGCCTGCGAGCTGCGTTCGCCCGCGGCGTTCACTGAGGAAGGCTTTCGTGCCTTCAATCTGCATTATGTGAAGACGTTGTCGGAGTGGGGCATCTTCGACGGCACCACCAATCCGGTGGCGCGAAGCAATGTCTGCCCCGAGATCGATCCGCCGTCGGAACCGTCGTTTTATGCGTTCTCCTTCACCCGCCCGACGCGTGCGAAAACTCCGACCTTCGTGATCGCCGGCGGCGCCGAAGCACGGGAGGGCGGCGGGAGCTATGTGGAGCGTACCGTGCGCTACCGCGACCTCAGTCCGGACGGACTTCGCGAGAAAGTTCGGTTCACGACCTCGCAGATGGAAGGCCGGATGGCGGCGTTCGGCTTTGGCTGGACGGACACCACGGGCGTGCAAGCCTATTCGATCCGCGATTTCCACCACACTCTGGCCGACGAACTGGTTTGTCGCGGCGCATTGCGCTCCGGTCTGACCTGGCACTTCGCGCGACCGCCGGTGGTCGACCTCGAATACGAGATGGATTGCCGCCGCGTGATGCGCGAGGTGGTCATCTAA
- a CDS encoding ABC transporter permease — protein sequence MTDAALSRPHVQADELDSPARRARRRLFKRKAAVFGLVVLTMFITVAALAPLIVPYDPIATSWSLVRKPPTAAHWFGTDELGRDVLSRIVYGARASLLAGLISVAIALGIGVPLGLLAGYRGGFVDALISRITDAMLACPFLILAIALAAFLGPSLGNAMIAIGISATPVFIRLTRGQVLSVKAEDYVEAARALGNPPWRIALSHILPNILPALLVQATLSIAAAIIAEAALSFLGLGQQPPSPSWGSMLNAAQRFLTQAPWMAVWPGLAIFLVVLSLNLLGDGLRDALDPRQR from the coding sequence ATGACTGATGCTGCCTTGTCTCGCCCGCATGTGCAAGCCGACGAGCTAGACAGCCCGGCACGCCGCGCGCGGCGGCGGCTGTTCAAACGCAAGGCAGCGGTGTTTGGGCTCGTCGTGCTCACGATGTTCATCACTGTTGCAGCCCTGGCGCCGCTCATCGTTCCCTACGATCCCATCGCGACGAGCTGGAGCCTCGTGCGCAAGCCGCCCACGGCCGCGCACTGGTTCGGCACTGACGAGCTCGGCCGTGACGTTCTGAGCCGCATCGTCTACGGCGCTCGGGCCTCGCTGCTGGCCGGCCTGATTTCGGTCGCGATCGCGCTCGGCATCGGCGTGCCACTCGGTCTGCTCGCCGGCTATCGCGGCGGCTTCGTCGATGCGCTGATCAGCCGGATCACCGATGCGATGCTGGCCTGCCCGTTCCTGATCCTGGCGATTGCACTGGCGGCGTTCCTCGGTCCGAGCCTCGGCAATGCCATGATCGCGATCGGCATCTCGGCAACGCCGGTCTTCATCCGCCTGACCCGCGGGCAGGTCTTGAGCGTCAAGGCCGAGGACTATGTCGAGGCGGCACGCGCGCTTGGCAATCCGCCATGGCGGATCGCCCTCTCGCACATCCTGCCGAACATCCTGCCGGCGCTGCTGGTCCAGGCGACCTTGTCGATCGCCGCGGCCATCATCGCAGAGGCTGCGCTCTCGTTCCTCGGCCTCGGACAACAGCCGCCGTCACCGTCCTGGGGCAGCATGCTCAATGCGGCGCAACGCTTCCTGACCCAGGCGCCCTGGATGGCGGTCTGGCCGGGGCTGGCCATCTTCCTCGTGGTGCTGTCGCTGAACCTGCTCGGCGATGGCCTGCGCGACGCGCTGGACCCGCGCCAGCGTTAG
- a CDS encoding gamma-glutamyltransferase family protein, giving the protein MASNVNPDPFTTRPEIEGTFGVVATTHWIATAVGMSILEKGGNAFDAGVASAFTLQVVEPHLNGPGGDVPIIVHDVKRGRTEVICGQGPAPARATIAHYKSEGLDMVPGTGLLAACVPGTFESWMMLLRDYGTMRVRDVLEPAISYARDGYPLVERACATIQTVEQLFRKHWPTSAAVYLPNGEVPKPGTMFTNKTLAATYARILSEAESGGGGRDAEIERARKAWSQGFVAEAIDKFCRTQEVMDVSGSPHRGVLSADDMARWQPTVEAPLAYDYGRYTVCKAGVWSQGPVTLQQLALLKGFALDGLDPTGPEFIHLQIECAKLAFADREKFYGDPKFSEIPIGTLLSDAYNDERRKLVTDKASLDLRPGAVEGFGGVVKLRRAEGQRDAVGALGAGEPTVGRFGEVRGDTVHFDIIDKAGNMVSSTPSGGWLQSSPVIPELGFCLGSRAQMFDLEENQPSSLAPGKRPRTTLSPSMALRDGEPYLAWGSPGGDQQDQWITQFFLRHVHCNLNLQEAIDAPAWHSEHFPISFWPRTARPGVLVVENRVPKATIENLRERGHIVEIGPDWSEGRLTAASRVGVRRRAAANPRGMQGYAAGR; this is encoded by the coding sequence ATGGCTAGCAATGTCAATCCGGATCCCTTCACGACACGCCCCGAGATCGAGGGCACATTCGGGGTCGTCGCGACCACGCATTGGATCGCGACCGCCGTCGGCATGTCCATCCTGGAAAAGGGCGGCAACGCCTTCGATGCCGGCGTCGCCAGCGCCTTCACGCTGCAGGTGGTCGAGCCGCATCTGAACGGGCCCGGCGGCGACGTGCCGATCATCGTGCACGACGTGAAGCGCGGACGCACCGAGGTGATTTGCGGCCAGGGTCCCGCGCCCGCGCGTGCCACCATCGCTCATTACAAGAGCGAGGGGCTCGACATGGTGCCCGGCACCGGCCTGCTCGCCGCCTGCGTCCCCGGAACGTTCGAATCCTGGATGATGCTCCTGCGCGACTACGGCACCATGCGCGTGCGCGACGTGCTGGAGCCCGCAATCTCCTATGCGCGCGACGGCTATCCGCTGGTGGAACGCGCCTGCGCCACGATCCAGACCGTCGAGCAGCTGTTCCGCAAGCACTGGCCGACCTCGGCGGCGGTCTACCTGCCGAATGGCGAGGTGCCGAAGCCCGGCACGATGTTCACCAACAAGACGCTGGCTGCGACTTACGCCCGCATCCTCAGCGAGGCCGAGAGCGGAGGTGGCGGCCGCGATGCCGAGATCGAGCGCGCGCGCAAGGCCTGGTCGCAAGGCTTCGTCGCGGAAGCCATCGACAAGTTCTGCCGCACCCAGGAGGTGATGGATGTCAGCGGCTCGCCGCATCGCGGCGTGCTCTCCGCCGACGATATGGCACGCTGGCAGCCGACGGTCGAAGCACCACTCGCCTACGACTACGGCCGCTACACCGTCTGCAAGGCGGGCGTCTGGAGCCAGGGTCCGGTGACGCTGCAGCAACTCGCGCTCTTGAAGGGTTTTGCACTGGATGGACTCGACCCGACCGGACCGGAATTCATCCATCTCCAGATCGAATGCGCAAAACTCGCTTTCGCCGACCGCGAAAAATTCTACGGCGATCCGAAATTCAGCGAGATCCCGATCGGGACACTGCTGTCGGATGCCTATAACGACGAACGTCGCAAGCTGGTCACCGACAAGGCTTCGCTCGATCTCCGGCCCGGCGCGGTCGAAGGCTTCGGCGGCGTGGTCAAGCTGCGACGCGCTGAAGGCCAACGCGATGCCGTCGGCGCGCTCGGCGCCGGCGAGCCGACGGTGGGGCGCTTCGGCGAGGTGCGCGGCGACACCGTGCATTTCGACATCATCGACAAGGCCGGCAACATGGTGTCGTCGACCCCGTCCGGGGGCTGGCTGCAATCATCGCCTGTCATTCCGGAGCTGGGTTTCTGCCTCGGTAGCCGCGCCCAGATGTTCGACTTGGAGGAGAACCAGCCGAGCTCGCTCGCCCCCGGCAAGCGGCCGCGCACGACGCTGTCGCCGTCCATGGCGCTGCGCGATGGCGAGCCGTACCTGGCCTGGGGCTCGCCCGGCGGCGACCAGCAGGATCAGTGGATCACACAGTTCTTCCTTCGCCATGTCCATTGCAACCTCAATCTCCAGGAGGCGATCGATGCGCCGGCCTGGCATTCCGAGCACTTCCCGATCTCGTTCTGGCCGCGCACCGCACGCCCCGGCGTGCTCGTGGTCGAGAACCGCGTGCCCAAGGCGACGATCGAGAATCTTCGCGAGCGCGGACATATCGTCGAGATCGGCCCCGACTGGTCGGAGGGCCGACTCACCGCGGCCTCGCGCGTCGGGGTGCGCCGCCGGGCCGCCGCCAATCCGCGCGGCATGCAGGGCTACGCCGCGGGACGCTGA
- a CDS encoding DUF1028 domain-containing protein — MTWSIIARDNATGQFGIAVATRFFAVGARVPYIAAGLGAIATQAFVNPYYGIDGVKLLREGLNAHDVLAALLASDDGRESRQVHIMDVGGAIAAHTGRDCVGWCGHIAGNGFSIAGNMLAGADVLAETAKTYIANDSLPFPRRLLAAMRGGEAAGGDKRGKQSAALLIHGEEEWPALDIRADDHADPLGELERLERVSHELWVHFRASMPTRQNPAGNTDRSVIEASIKAAQAR; from the coding sequence ATGACCTGGTCGATCATCGCGCGCGACAATGCCACCGGCCAGTTCGGTATCGCGGTTGCGACCCGCTTCTTCGCCGTCGGCGCGCGCGTGCCCTACATCGCCGCCGGTCTCGGCGCCATCGCGACCCAGGCGTTCGTCAACCCCTATTACGGAATTGACGGCGTCAAATTGCTGCGCGAAGGCCTGAATGCGCATGACGTGCTCGCCGCGCTGCTCGCCAGCGACGATGGCCGCGAGAGCCGGCAGGTCCACATCATGGATGTCGGCGGCGCGATCGCCGCCCACACCGGGCGCGATTGTGTCGGCTGGTGTGGTCACATCGCCGGCAACGGCTTTTCGATCGCAGGCAACATGCTGGCGGGCGCCGATGTGCTTGCCGAGACGGCGAAGACCTACATTGCCAATGACAGCCTGCCCTTCCCGCGCCGGCTGCTCGCGGCGATGCGTGGAGGCGAAGCCGCCGGCGGCGACAAGCGCGGCAAGCAGTCTGCGGCGCTGTTGATCCACGGCGAGGAGGAATGGCCGGCGCTGGACATCCGCGCCGACGATCATGCCGATCCGCTCGGCGAGCTCGAACGGCTCGAACGCGTCAGCCACGAGCTCTGGGTCCACTTCCGCGCCTCCATGCCGACGCGGCAGAACCCGGCCGGCAATACCGATCGCAGCGTCATCGAGGCCAGCATCAAAGCGGCCCAGGCACGGTAG
- a CDS encoding ABC transporter permease, producing the protein MLNFLARRLAQIVPTLFFVSVLIFSLQQLLPGDPALVMAGEERDPAVIEQIRHQYRLDQPVPVQYAYWIKGVLSGDFGESLRNKMPVRELIAQKLPVTLQLGSMAIIIAFLIGIPAGIVAAVKKGTAWDYGANFFALWGISTPNFWLGIMLIFLFSIELGWLPASGYVPLTEDWRASLAATIMPAFVLGNAIAAVLMRHTRSAMLQVLESDYVRTARAKGLSERTVILKHAMRNALTPIITLGALELGTLLSGAVLTEQIFSIPGFGKLIVDAVFNRDYAVVQGVVLVTATIYITLNLVADVAYILVNPRLRG; encoded by the coding sequence ATGCTGAATTTCCTCGCCCGCCGTCTCGCGCAGATCGTGCCGACGCTGTTCTTCGTCTCGGTGCTGATCTTCTCGCTGCAGCAATTGCTGCCGGGCGATCCCGCGCTGGTGATGGCCGGCGAGGAGCGCGATCCCGCCGTGATCGAGCAGATCCGGCACCAGTACCGGCTGGATCAGCCGGTGCCAGTGCAATACGCCTACTGGATCAAGGGCGTGCTATCGGGTGATTTCGGCGAGTCGCTGCGCAACAAGATGCCGGTGCGCGAGCTGATCGCGCAGAAGCTGCCGGTGACGCTGCAACTCGGTTCGATGGCCATCATCATCGCGTTCCTGATCGGCATTCCCGCCGGGATCGTCGCGGCCGTGAAGAAAGGAACGGCCTGGGACTACGGCGCCAATTTCTTCGCGCTGTGGGGCATCTCGACGCCGAATTTCTGGCTCGGCATCATGCTGATCTTCCTGTTCTCGATCGAGCTGGGCTGGCTGCCGGCCTCGGGCTATGTGCCGCTGACCGAGGACTGGCGTGCGAGCCTTGCCGCCACCATCATGCCGGCCTTCGTGCTCGGCAACGCCATTGCGGCGGTCCTGATGCGCCATACCCGCAGCGCCATGCTCCAGGTGCTGGAAAGCGATTATGTGCGCACCGCGCGCGCGAAAGGCCTGTCCGAGCGGACGGTCATCCTCAAGCATGCCATGCGCAATGCGTTGACGCCGATCATCACACTCGGCGCGCTCGAGCTCGGCACGCTGCTGTCAGGCGCCGTGCTGACCGAGCAGATCTTCTCGATTCCCGGCTTCGGCAAGCTGATCGTGGACGCCGTATTCAATCGCGACTACGCCGTGGTGCAAGGCGTGGTGCTGGTGACCGCGACGATCTACATCACGCTCAATCTGGTTGCCGACGTCGCCTACATCCTCGTCAATCCAAGGCTGCGAGGCTAG
- a CDS encoding ABC transporter ATP-binding protein produces the protein MSTPFVQATNLRRVFDVSKPWLNRVLEGGQLEYLKAVDHVSFDIKKGETFALVGESGSGKTTVARMVVGLLPPSSGDVLIDGVSMTDPRQGQARRKLRRRIQMIFQDPYASLNPRFRVDAIISEPIRAFDLIQGERDIQARVGELLSLVGLHPDDRLKFPHEFSGGQRQRIAIARALASDAEFIVCDEPTSALDVSVQAQILNLMRDLQDKFGLTYMFISHNLAVVRHMASRVGVMYLGRIVEIAEGRELFASPRMPYTKMLLGAVPDLAMSGRQRIPVKGEIPNPINPPPGCAFNPRCPLAFDLCRKETPELIDGVACHAVNTAPVPA, from the coding sequence ATGAGCACGCCTTTCGTCCAGGCTACAAACCTGCGCCGCGTCTTCGACGTTTCGAAACCCTGGCTCAATCGCGTACTTGAAGGCGGGCAGCTCGAATATCTCAAGGCTGTCGATCACGTCAGCTTCGACATCAAGAAGGGCGAGACGTTTGCGCTGGTCGGCGAGTCCGGCTCGGGCAAGACCACGGTGGCACGCATGGTGGTCGGCCTGTTGCCGCCGAGCTCCGGCGACGTCCTGATCGACGGAGTCTCCATGACAGATCCGCGGCAAGGCCAGGCGCGACGAAAGCTGCGCCGCCGCATTCAGATGATCTTTCAGGATCCCTATGCCAGCCTGAACCCGCGCTTCCGCGTCGACGCCATCATCTCCGAACCGATTCGCGCCTTCGACCTGATCCAGGGCGAGCGTGATATCCAGGCCCGCGTCGGCGAGCTGCTCAGCCTCGTCGGCCTGCATCCGGACGACCGGCTGAAGTTCCCGCACGAATTCTCCGGGGGCCAGCGCCAACGCATTGCGATCGCGCGAGCGCTCGCCTCCGACGCCGAGTTCATCGTGTGTGACGAGCCCACTTCGGCGCTCGACGTATCCGTACAGGCACAGATCCTGAACCTGATGCGCGATCTCCAGGACAAGTTCGGACTGACCTACATGTTCATCAGCCACAACCTGGCCGTGGTCCGCCACATGGCGAGCCGGGTTGGGGTGATGTATCTCGGCCGGATCGTGGAGATCGCGGAGGGACGCGAGCTGTTCGCCAGTCCCCGCATGCCCTACACCAAGATGCTGCTGGGCGCCGTGCCCGATCTTGCCATGAGCGGCCGCCAGCGCATTCCGGTGAAGGGCGAGATTCCGAACCCGATCAATCCACCGCCAGGCTGCGCCTTCAACCCGCGCTGCCCGCTGGCATTTGATCTTTGCCGCAAGGAAACTCCGGAACTGATCGACGGCGTCGCCTGCCACGCCGTAAACACCGCACCGGTCCCGGCGTGA
- a CDS encoding ABC transporter ATP-binding protein, whose amino-acid sequence MNASPLIEIKDLRIRFHGDEGRITHAVDSVDLSVANGATLGLVGESGCGKSVTSLAIMGLLPKQTTDISGAIRFDGFDLLKTTDETLRDLRGNRLAMIFQEPMTSLNPSFTIGDQIIETILRHRGGSRRYARERAIELLRRVHIPSPERRIDDYPHKLSGGMRQRVMIAIALACDPQLLIADEPTTALDVTLQAQILELMRELKAASGAAIILITHDLGVVAEVCDEVAVMYAGEIVERAPVDELFSAPQHPYTVGLLGSIPRLDHRAEQLATIEGMVPNMAQPPAGCRFAARCPFMLDVCTKARPPLVEVSPGHVSRCVRAPLELLVS is encoded by the coding sequence ATGAACGCGAGCCCTCTCATCGAGATCAAGGACCTGCGCATCCGCTTTCACGGTGACGAGGGCCGCATCACCCACGCGGTCGACAGCGTAGATCTCAGCGTCGCCAACGGCGCCACACTCGGCCTCGTCGGCGAATCCGGCTGCGGCAAGAGCGTGACGTCGCTCGCGATCATGGGACTGCTGCCGAAACAGACGACCGACATATCAGGCGCGATCCGCTTCGACGGTTTCGACCTGCTAAAGACGACGGACGAGACCCTGCGGGACCTGCGCGGCAACCGGCTCGCGATGATTTTTCAGGAGCCGATGACTTCGCTCAACCCGAGCTTTACGATCGGCGACCAGATCATCGAGACCATTTTGCGCCACCGTGGCGGCTCGCGGAGGTACGCGCGCGAGCGCGCAATTGAGCTGCTGCGCCGCGTCCACATCCCCTCGCCGGAACGGCGGATCGACGACTATCCGCACAAGCTGTCGGGCGGCATGCGCCAGCGCGTCATGATCGCGATAGCGCTCGCCTGCGATCCGCAGCTCCTGATCGCAGACGAGCCGACCACCGCGCTCGACGTCACCTTGCAGGCCCAGATCCTGGAGCTGATGCGCGAATTGAAAGCCGCGAGCGGCGCCGCCATCATCCTGATCACCCACGATCTCGGCGTCGTCGCCGAGGTCTGCGACGAGGTCGCGGTGATGTATGCCGGAGAAATCGTCGAGCGCGCGCCGGTCGACGAACTGTTCTCCGCGCCACAGCATCCCTACACCGTCGGCCTGCTCGGCTCGATCCCGCGTCTCGACCATCGCGCCGAGCAGCTCGCGACCATCGAAGGAATGGTCCCGAACATGGCCCAGCCACCCGCGGGCTGCCGCTTCGCCGCGCGCTGCCCGTTCATGCTGGACGTCTGCACCAAGGCGCGGCCACCGCTGGTGGAGGTCAGCCCGGGACATGTCTCGCGCTGCGTCCGCGCGCCGCTCGAACTCCTGGTGTCGTGA